In Candidatus Nitronauta litoralis, one DNA window encodes the following:
- a CDS encoding TonB-dependent receptor — protein sequence MKGSDMNRPERRRVAKYAGGAALLSMALGIMANSALAEDKSKKQMYLNEVAVIGSKEAVKDVAGSAYFVDTKEIRTQNQTDINRVLRKVPGVYVREEDGFGLFPNISLRGVDPGRSQKVTIMEDGILTAPAPYSAPGAYYSPNVARMESVEVLKGSTTVRYGPYITGGVINFNSTAIPDAEEYYSKSSFGSFNEIRNHTYFGNTIETSIGNIGFMAENYHRNNTGFRTPQITKNNLTPQSDTGLTQSEQTFKLMWEPKSSMYQRFEVKLGHTDMQFNDGYLGQTQAQFRMDPFNRFDGARFDQMNQESFRTYLRHMIEFSPDTKLVTTGYGNHFTRHWFKLNNCRNVSGGVGNLSLGQCVANTNGANLLSGSPGVSGALRIRNNDRDYYLYGVQAVLDHHLTLGPTDHQMQFGVRYHSDQIRRWQSREQLTINTNADITARATTAPGSQGNQLQNTDALAVHLEDKIEWGRFTFTPGIRFEYIDQEFTSLGVPGALPPSMYSDIGLWGGGGSLNYNIIDDSRHRADVFGSVIRGFSPPGPSATIETSATDFKVLPERSTGAEIGTRYHNNELAFETELIYFRTDFSNLIVTGNVAAGAGNSQNLGSVLSEGIEFQVRHDPGQHRGWSFNNPWYFSLTYTDATVTSSNAITTAPSDGNAIFAAAFNGAEVPYVPEIQFALGTGIEYGPFGIYLDTQYVDETFASGNNSPLEIDPATGTPDARFGMTDSFFLVDLTVNYQAHKNVRLFTNFKNITDDHYIATRVPHGARPGAPFSMLGGVEITIF from the coding sequence ATGAAAGGCAGTGATATGAATCGACCTGAGAGGAGAAGGGTTGCCAAATATGCAGGGGGAGCGGCTTTATTGAGCATGGCCCTTGGCATTATGGCAAATTCGGCCTTAGCAGAGGACAAGAGTAAAAAACAGATGTACCTCAACGAAGTTGCTGTTATCGGTTCGAAGGAAGCGGTAAAGGATGTTGCGGGTTCAGCATACTTTGTGGATACAAAGGAAATCCGTACGCAGAACCAGACAGATATTAACCGTGTCTTGCGTAAAGTGCCTGGTGTTTACGTTCGGGAAGAAGATGGGTTTGGCCTGTTCCCGAATATCAGTTTGCGTGGTGTGGATCCGGGACGTAGCCAGAAAGTCACGATCATGGAAGACGGAATCCTCACGGCGCCGGCTCCTTATTCAGCGCCGGGCGCATATTACTCGCCAAATGTTGCTCGTATGGAATCAGTAGAAGTCCTTAAAGGTTCAACTACTGTCCGGTATGGCCCTTATATTACCGGTGGTGTCATCAATTTCAATTCCACAGCTATTCCAGACGCCGAGGAGTATTATTCAAAGTCTTCCTTCGGAAGTTTCAACGAAATTCGAAACCACACTTATTTCGGAAATACCATCGAAACATCCATTGGTAATATTGGTTTCATGGCAGAAAATTACCATAGGAACAATACTGGATTTAGAACTCCGCAAATCACCAAGAATAATCTGACTCCGCAGTCGGATACCGGTTTGACCCAGTCGGAGCAAACGTTCAAATTGATGTGGGAGCCGAAGTCCAGCATGTACCAACGGTTTGAGGTCAAGCTGGGTCACACTGACATGCAGTTCAATGACGGTTACCTTGGTCAGACTCAGGCTCAGTTCCGCATGGACCCATTTAACCGCTTTGATGGTGCCAGATTTGATCAGATGAATCAGGAAAGTTTCAGAACTTACTTGCGCCATATGATTGAGTTTAGCCCAGACACCAAACTGGTAACTACGGGTTACGGAAACCATTTCACTCGGCACTGGTTCAAGTTGAACAATTGCCGGAATGTTAGCGGTGGTGTTGGTAACCTTAGTTTGGGGCAGTGTGTAGCCAATACAAATGGGGCCAATTTACTTTCCGGTTCGCCTGGGGTTTCGGGAGCACTTCGAATTCGGAATAATGACCGTGATTACTACCTGTATGGAGTTCAGGCGGTTCTTGATCATCACCTGACTCTTGGCCCGACTGACCACCAGATGCAATTTGGTGTTCGTTATCATTCGGACCAGATCCGTCGGTGGCAATCGCGAGAGCAGCTAACCATCAACACCAATGCGGATATTACTGCAAGAGCGACCACAGCTCCTGGCTCACAGGGAAATCAGTTGCAGAATACGGATGCATTAGCGGTTCATTTAGAAGATAAAATTGAATGGGGACGTTTCACCTTTACTCCTGGTATTCGATTTGAATATATCGATCAGGAATTTACCAGTTTAGGTGTTCCGGGGGCTCTCCCTCCCTCCATGTACAGTGATATCGGACTTTGGGGTGGTGGAGGAAGCCTGAACTACAACATTATTGATGATAGTCGGCACCGTGCCGATGTCTTCGGTAGCGTAATCAGAGGGTTCAGCCCTCCTGGTCCTTCCGCCACGATTGAAACCAGTGCGACAGACTTTAAGGTATTGCCTGAGCGTAGTACCGGTGCCGAGATTGGAACGCGTTACCACAATAATGAGCTTGCCTTCGAAACGGAATTGATCTATTTCCGGACGGATTTCAGCAACCTGATCGTGACTGGAAATGTTGCAGCAGGTGCCGGAAACAGTCAGAATCTGGGATCAGTTCTATCAGAAGGCATTGAATTCCAGGTTCGCCATGATCCAGGGCAGCATCGTGGATGGAGCTTTAACAACCCCTGGTATTTCTCATTGACTTATACCGATGCAACTGTGACATCCAGTAATGCGATCACTACGGCACCAAGCGATGGCAATGCGATTTTTGCAGCAGCATTTAATGGTGCGGAAGTGCCTTATGTTCCGGAGATCCAGTTTGCTCTTGGAACGGGCATTGAGTATGGTCCATTTGGGATTTATCTGGATACCCAGTACGTAGACGAAACGTTCGCTTCCGGAAACAATTCTCCTCTGGAGATTGATCCGGCCACAGGTACTCCTGATGCCCGGTTCGGTATGACAGACAGTTTTTTCCTGGTGGATCTCACCGTGAACTACCAGGCGCATAAGAACGTAAGACTGTTCACCAACTTTAAGAATATTACGGATGATCATTACATCGCCACTCGGGTGCCTCATGGGGCTCGTCCTGGCGCACCGTTCTCAATGCTGGGAGGCGTAGAAATTACGATCTTCTAG